The segment GGTGAGGAATGAATCTCCCAGTTTCAAGCCTAACAGGTCAGACAGGTATTTTGAGATCAATACGTCGGTTGATCGTTTATCCGGATCAAAATGTAGGATATCTCCTTCTTTCAGGTTTTTCTTCAGGAAAGTCCAGTCATACTGTTCGTCAACACCTTTCAAGACAATCCCTTGGAAATCCTGCTCCGTCTTTAGAATCCCCGGTTTGGTAGCGAAGGTTTCTACGTGAGCAATAGCCGGATTCGCAGCCAGCGCTTGCAACAAGGTATCCGAAAAGGCAATCGGTATGGTTTCGTAGGAGGTATTGTTGTCGAAATTGGATATTTGAATATGCGTACCGAATCCGATGACTTTATTCCGCACTTCTTTCTTGAATCCGATCACAATGGCTACAGAAAGAATCATGACAGCCAAGCCTAAAGCAATGCCAATCATGGCAATCCGGATAGCCGGGGGCGTAGCTTGTCTGTCACCATTCTTGTCGAAATGTATCTTTCTTGCGATAAATAGTTCCAGATTCATCCAGTTCCTTTTTGTTAAATGGTTCGGCCCGGATACGCTTCAAGTGCCTTTTGGAGTACGATCAGCGCTTTCGCCAGGTCTTCTTTTTTGAGCACGTAAGCCATACGTACCTCGTCTTTTCCTAACCCGGGTGTAGTATAAAAACCCGATGCCGGCGCCATCATGACGGTTTGTCCTTCATATTCGAAGTCACTCAAGCACCAGGCACAGAACTTGTCGGCATCGTCTACTGGCAGTTTTGCCACCGTATAGAAAGCTCCCATCGGAATCGGCGAATAACATCCCGGAATCCGGTTCAATCCGTCGATCAGGAATTTACGCCGTTCTACATATTCATTATATACATTCAGCATGTAGTCATTGGGTGTATCCAATGATGCCTCTGCAATAATCTGACCGATTAAAGGCGGACTCAGGCGGGCCTGGCACCATTTCATGACATTCTCTTTCACCATCTGATTCTTGGTGATCAGGGCTCCGATACGGATACCACATTCGCTGTATCTTTTGGATACGGAATCAACCAGTACCACATTGTTCTCAATCCCTTTCAGATGGAAGGCAGAAATATAAGGTGCGCCTGTATAACAGAATTCACGATAAACTTCGTCCGAAAATAAGAACAGATCGTATTTCTTGACAATATCACGAATCTGATTCATTTCCTTCTGGGTATATAGATAGCCGGTCGGATTGTTCGGATTACAGATCAGAACGGCTTTGGTACGCGGAGTAATCAGTTCTTCAAACCGTTCTACCGAGGGAAGAGCAAATCCTTCTTCAATGGTGGAAGGGATGGTTTTGATGACTGCGCCACACGAAATGGCAAATGCCATATAGTTGGCATAGGCAGGTTCGGGAACAATAATTTCATCCCCTGGATCCAGACAGGCCATAAACGAGAAGAATACGGCTTCCGAACCTCCGGTCGTAATGATAATATCGTCAGCGTCGACTATAATATTGAATTTCGCGTAATACTTCACTAATTTTTCTCGGAAACTGCGGATTCCTTCACTGGGCGAATATTCAAGCACGGTGCGGTCAATATGGCGCATCGCCTCCATCGCGACTTCGGGTGTTGGCACATCCGGTTGCCCGATATTGAGGTGATACACTTTAATTCCCTTAGCTTTTGCCTGATTGGCCAGCGGAACAAGTTTTCTGATAGGAGAAGCCGGCATATTGACTCCTCGTTGTGAGATATTCGGCATTATTTCTTAATTTTTGTTCATTTGAAACACAAAGATAGGGATTAATTACTAATCGCCAAGGTGGAACTGATTTTTATTTCTAAGTTTTCATTCTTGCTTTTTATGTTGGTCCAGCCGGATTATCATTAAGAGAGAATACAACATTCGTTAGCTTTGAATATAGAATACGTTATCTTTTGATTGTTTGACAGAAGTCGTAAAGCTTTTCTATATATGTGATAAAGCTTTATCATATATGTGGAAAAGCTTTTTGACAATTGTCAAACAATTACTTTCCAGGCAGAATCGAATCTCTTGCATACGTAGAACAGGCGACTATCTGGTGATACTCGGATAATTTTTAAGAAATAAAGGCTGATTATTCCAATATTTTGAATATATTTGTCCTTTCAAAGGATGATAATTACATTATTTACTTGTAAGTGGTAGTGAGATAGATGAAAATTGAATTTAATTCAGCCTATATACATTAAATAATTTATAAATAATAAAGACATGAAGAAAATTACTCAGTGGGTGATCGGAGCCTGCGCAGCGTTCGCGCTTATCTGTACTCCCGTATCCATGAACGCGCAATCTTTGTCTCCTTCAACGAAGTGGCATTGGGAAAAGGGAACGATTGTAATTGATACTCCTGAACGTCCTGCTGGTCAGGAACATGCTTTGGGAATGAAAGCTCCGAAGCTAAATGTTGTCCGTGTAGGTTTCGTCGGCTTAGGTATGCGTGGTCCGGGTGCGGTGGAGCGCTTTACTTACATTCCGGGTGTTCAGATTGTAGCGCTGTGTGACTACGAGAAAGAACGTGCCGAGAAATGTCAGGATATTTTGCGTAAGGCAAGTCTGCCGCCAGCAGCCATTTATTCTGGAGCTGAAGGCTATAAAGAACTTTGCCAGCGTGAAGATATTGACTTGGTTTATATTGCTGCTGATTGGGATCATCATTTCCCGATTGCCAAATGTGCACTTGAAAACGGTAAGCACACGGCCATCGAAGTTCCTTCTGCCATGAATCTGGAACAGTGCTGGGAATTGATCAACCTGACAGAAAAGACACGCAAGCATTGTATGATTTTGGAAAACTGCTGCTACGACTGGTTTGAAATGAATACCTTGAATATGGCTCAGCAGGGAGTTTTCGGTGAAGTAATCCGTGCCCAGGGTGCTTATATCCACAACTTGGATGATTTCTGGGATTACTATTGGAAGAACGGAAAAGAAGATAAGTTAGGCTGGCGTTTGCGCTATAATATGGAAAATCGCGGTGATGTGTACGCTACTCACGGCTTAGGCCCGGTTGCTCAGGCTTTGGATATCCATCGTGGCGACCGCATGACTACTTTGGTAGCTATGGATACGAAATCGGTTCATGGTAAAGCCTTGGTTGAAAAGGCTACAGGCGAGAAGTGCGACAACTTCCGCAATGGTGATCATACGACTACTTTGATTCGTACAGAAAATGGAAAAGTAATCGAAATCCAGCATGACGTTATGAATCCGCAACCGTATAACCGTTTGTATCAGCTGACTGGAACTAAAGGTTTTGCCAATAAGTATCCGGTAGAAGGTTATGCTCTCGATTCAGAACAGATGGCAGCATCAGGTGTTCAGCCGAAAGTTGAT is part of the Parabacteroides sp. AD58 genome and harbors:
- a CDS encoding pyridoxal phosphate-dependent aminotransferase; amino-acid sequence: MPNISQRGVNMPASPIRKLVPLANQAKAKGIKVYHLNIGQPDVPTPEVAMEAMRHIDRTVLEYSPSEGIRSFREKLVKYYAKFNIIVDADDIIITTGGSEAVFFSFMACLDPGDEIIVPEPAYANYMAFAISCGAVIKTIPSTIEEGFALPSVERFEELITPRTKAVLICNPNNPTGYLYTQKEMNQIRDIVKKYDLFLFSDEVYREFCYTGAPYISAFHLKGIENNVVLVDSVSKRYSECGIRIGALITKNQMVKENVMKWCQARLSPPLIGQIIAEASLDTPNDYMLNVYNEYVERRKFLIDGLNRIPGCYSPIPMGAFYTVAKLPVDDADKFCAWCLSDFEYEGQTVMMAPASGFYTTPGLGKDEVRMAYVLKKEDLAKALIVLQKALEAYPGRTI
- a CDS encoding Gfo/Idh/MocA family protein, with the protein product MNAQSLSPSTKWHWEKGTIVIDTPERPAGQEHALGMKAPKLNVVRVGFVGLGMRGPGAVERFTYIPGVQIVALCDYEKERAEKCQDILRKASLPPAAIYSGAEGYKELCQREDIDLVYIAADWDHHFPIAKCALENGKHTAIEVPSAMNLEQCWELINLTEKTRKHCMILENCCYDWFEMNTLNMAQQGVFGEVIRAQGAYIHNLDDFWDYYWKNGKEDKLGWRLRYNMENRGDVYATHGLGPVAQALDIHRGDRMTTLVAMDTKSVHGKALVEKATGEKCDNFRNGDHTTTLIRTENGKVIEIQHDVMNPQPYNRLYQLTGTKGFANKYPVEGYALDSEQMAASGVQPKVDNLSTHSFLPKEEMEALVAKYQHPILKKYGEMAKEVGGHGGMDFIMDSRLVYCLQNGLPLDMDVYDLAEWCSLAELGAISMDNGCAAVAFPDFTRGHWNDVKGYKHAFATPEEEAASMKIAEEFTAKQKELGAKEWEKIAKKEAKAAKKAAKK